TCGCCCAACGCGTCTTCGAGGTTCACCCGCACCGTGTTCACGCCCGCGTCAGCCAGCATGTTCAATGTTGAATCCAACGTCCGCGCGGATACGGTTTCCTGCAACAGGTAGCCGACATTGGCGCCTTGCGGGAAAAACAATTTGCCCTGGTTCGACAAAAGAAACGCATTGGTTTTATCGCGGCTGACCGCCGCCTTAGCGACCGCCGTCGGCAAGCCGGCGACGCAGGCCATCAATGCCGCACAAACCAGCGCGGCGCATATACGTAAAGGAGAAGTCATCATTCTTGCGGCGCAGCGCCTTTCCATTCCGGCATTGAGTCAAAACTCACGCCAGCGTTCCGAACCCGCAAGGTCATCGTGTATTCCGTGGGGAACGACATGCCCCCCAGGTTCGATGATCCCGCCATTTCCAGTTCGGTGCGGGTGTCGTCTTTCATCGAGGTCAGGCGGCCTTTTTCGAGATCAAACAACCACTCGCCCGTCCCGCGCATGACGTATGACTTATAGTTCAAGGTCAGTTGAATTTGCGGCGGCGCCTCGTCATCGCTTTTCACCGGGTCAAATTGCACGTTCTCGGCGTTGATGGTGGTTTCGCTTTCAATCACAGCAGTGCGCACTCCGTCGCGTTCTTCAATTTTGCGCAGGGAGTATGTCGCGTAAGCAATGATCGGCTTTGAGCCTTTTAAATGGGGAACCACCCAACTTTCCGACCAGACGTCGTTGATCTTCGCCGGGCCGTTCGGCAAGCGCATATACGGGCGGATCTGAATCGGCGAAAGCCCCACCTGGTCCAACCCCGGCAGCACGGCTCCCAGGTCGAGTTGCTTAGAGTTTTTTACCACTTCGCCGTTGGTCTTCATGGTGAGATCAAACGCGGCGTCTTCTTTCGCCAAAATTGGGATCATATCCAGCGGTTCGCGGTGCCCCGCCATCGGCGCGAACATTTCCATTTTTTCGAGTTTCACGTTACACACCGCGCCAGTCGTCAGCACGTTTTGAATTTCATAGCGAAACAGCCCGCTATTGGTGGCCTCGATGGGGAACGCGCCCGCCTGGCTCTGCATGGCGCCCTGAATGTAGGTATCTAAGGTCAGAAACGTGACTGCGCCCGGCCTGAAGATATTTTTGATCTCATACGGCTGCGCAACCGCGACAGAAACAGACAGCAAGAGAGTAAAGACGCTTGTGACAATTGTTCGCAACATAGAAAACTCGTTTTCATCAGTATTTGAATGAGTTCAGAACTCACCCTGAAAGTATTCACAACCTGCTCCCTCTCCCTATGGGAGGGTTGGGGTGAGGGCAAATAGATCCCGGCAGGCTGCTTCGAACCCACCCTACCTCAAGTTTTGCTCCCTCCCCCCAAGATGGGGGGAGATATAAGAGGGGGGTTGAAAGCGTTACGTCAATCTCCGTGTATTCAACCAACCCTCAACACCTATACGCCCCGCCTGAAACACTAAGCGTATCAAAACTTACGCATTTTGTCCACTTTGGGTAACCACTCATTTTTCAGTTCGCGGTATTGTGTTTACTGAATCCACGCCAACTCCGGCGTGGAGGGCGTCTCTGTGAGCGCCTGTGCAATAGGGCCTGAAAGCCCGCACCGAAGCGAGCAGAGATGCACCCACGCCGCTGCGCCATGCGAACCTTTCGCTACCCCTTCGGCTCCAACACCTCAAGCCCGCTCATATAAGGCCGCAACGCCTCGGGCACGATCACCGAACCGTCTTCCTGCTGGTTGTTTTCGAGAACCGCAATCATCAAGCGCGGCGTCGCCAAACCGGAACCATTCAAGGTGTGAACAAAACGCGGTTTGCCGCCGTCTTTGGGGCGGTAACGAATGTTGCCGCGCCGACCCTGATAGTCTTCGCAGTTGCTGCACGACGAAACCTCATAGTACGAATCTTGCCCCGGCAGCCACACTTCGAGGTCATAGGTCTTGGCGGCCTGGTTGCCGATATCGCCCGTCACCAGCAGCATGGACTGATAATGCAGCCCCAGTTCTTCGAGAATATGCTGAGCGTCTTTGACCAACGCCTCCAACTCATCGTATGAGGTTTCGGGCGTGGTGTATTTATACATTTCGCATTTGTTGAATTGGTGCATCCGCACCAGCCCGCGTTCTTCGGCGCCGTGCGCGCCCGCTTCGCGGCGGAAACAGGGCGTCACCGAGGTGTACATCAGCGGCAGGTCGTCTTCGTTGAGAATCTCATCGCGAAACATGCTGGTCAGCGGCACTTCGCTGGTCGGCAGCAAATAAAACGGATCGTCTTTGCACTTGTACAATTGGTCTTCAAACTTCGGCAAGTTGCCCGACGCGAAGGTGGTGTCGCGGTTTAACAACAGCGGCGGGACCACCGGGATGTATCCGCGCTTTTGGTTATGCTCGCGGAAAAAATTGAGCAGCGCCCATTCCAACTGTGCGCCCTGTCCCCAATAAAGCGGGAAATGCGACCCGGTAATTTTGGCGCCGCGCTCAA
This sequence is a window from Candidatus Hinthialibacter antarcticus. Protein-coding genes within it:
- the serS gene encoding serine--tRNA ligase — protein: MLDLKVIREKPEWVEAELRRREPGVSLNAIVELDANRRALQTETDEMRSKQNAVTDQIAVLKKDKQDASAVIAEMKQLSEQIKEKTVQLRELETQLDMKVAELPNLPHESVPTDMDKANNQVVHTFGEKPQFSFQPKNHLELGKSLQLFDFERGAKITGSHFPLYWGQGAQLEWALLNFFREHNQKRGYIPVVPPLLLNRDTTFASGNLPKFEDQLYKCKDDPFYLLPTSEVPLTSMFRDEILNEDDLPLMYTSVTPCFRREAGAHGAEERGLVRMHQFNKCEMYKYTTPETSYDELEALVKDAQHILEELGLHYQSMLLVTGDIGNQAAKTYDLEVWLPGQDSYYEVSSCSNCEDYQGRRGNIRYRPKDGGKPRFVHTLNGSGLATPRLMIAVLENNQQEDGSVIVPEALRPYMSGLEVLEPKG